ggcaacgagtggagaggccctaagggattataaaccgcaggatcttagatgcccagataatgtgggactaataatctcaacacgccccatCACATGtaacctcgttgggtctaacacatggacaattaaatcgggtgacgctgagtaaaggcgcggtcaaataactcgtcgcaaatagcctgctctgataccatggtagaatacgggcatccaactcaaaaccactTGGCAACGGGTGGAGAGGCcctaaaggattataaaccgcagaatCTTAAATGCCCAGagaatgtgggactaataatcttaaCAATGAGCCAATAAAATTATCTTACAAAATTGGACTCAAATCCCCTGTTTAATGGCAAGTCAATAATTTCATGAGATTCCATGAATTCATTGAAAAATCTTCTGGCTCTATAAAATCCTCCTGGTTtattcctttcttttcttcttcttgtggcATTAAAATCTCAAGTTATAACCGAATTAGCTCTTGCCCAACCAGTTGTATCTTCCAATTCTTTCCAAAATTCCAGTCTTTCCCAATAAGCGCAGGGTGACTACACATTCGTAACTATCCACTCATGTAAAATTTCACCAAAATCTACTTTTACCAGCACCCTGGCAAATTGCCTCTTCAAGGTCATGCTGTTAAGAAACTAGCATCCAAGATATAAATTACTAATTAGCATCCGCAAATCTAATTTTAGTACAAAATTTTGAATCTATTACGACCATGTATCGGTATTGTTCATCTGAACGCCAAGTTAAAAAAATGTTCAACTCTAAATAGTGTTGAAAGCGAGAGGAGAGGTACATAGTGCTGGTGGTAGGAGGGGGTAGAAAAAAGAATCCAAATGCGTGGAAGCAAAAATGAACAAAATGGCCAGTCCACCATCACCACAGGAGTTAGTTAACGCCAAAGATATGGCTCGGTCTTGATTTTAGATCCCGATAtaaaataaatttcaaatgtATGGCATGAGAAACAGCCCgcgaattttgattttaaaattttcaCAATTTTAAACTCCTCCAAAATTTCAAATTGCAGTTTAAAAAATCAAATTCTTCCAATCCGTATGAGATATTTTTAATCAGTAACAGCCGTTGATAACACCAAACTAGATCCGTATGACACCTCTTATTCTCTTAAACCAGTACAAACCGTTGATAAGAACCAAAATAAATCACCATCCCGCCCAAACATTAGTCTCCTTCTTCCTCTATAAATCCCCATTCCCAAACCATAACTCCTCACACAAATCCATCCCAACAAAACCCTAATCAGACAGCTCTGCAATTTCCAACTCATCATCTTCAATAATGGCTCGTACTAAGCAAACAGCAAGGAAATCAACAGGAGGAAAGGCTCCAAGGAAGCAATTAGCAACAAAAGCAGCTCGTAAATCAGCACCAGCAACCGGAGGAGTGAAGAAACCTCACAGATTCAGGCCAGGAACTGTTGCTCTTCGTGAAATCCGAAAATACCAAAAGAGTACCGAGCTATTGATCCGTAAACTACCATTTCAACGTTTAGTTCGTGAAATCGCTCAAGATTTCAAAACTGATTTGAGGTTTCAGAGTTCAGCAGTTGCAGCTCTACAAGAAGCAGCTGAAGCTTATCTTGTTGGATTATTTGAAGATACTAATCTCTGTGCAATTCATGCTAAAAGGGTTACTATCATGCCTAAGGATATTCAACTTGCTCGTAGGATCAGGGGTGAACGTGCTTGAAAAAAAGGACCTCCTTTTATCCATTTCTGTGTAAATGCGTTGAAGGTTTTCAGGATTTTAGGATCTCTGtgtttttattttggtatttttagcTGTGTGTGTTCTAATGTGATACATCTAATGAAATTGACAGTTATTATCCCTAATTCTTTTCTGATGCGTATGTTCTAGCTTGAAACCCAATTCCAATCGAATAAAAGCCCTAATTTCGATTGAATTGACTCTCTTTTTCAAACAATCTTCTGCATTTTCCTAATGAAGGTATCTACACCAATACCTGTCCCCATTTGTGCTGGATTTA
The nucleotide sequence above comes from Papaver somniferum cultivar HN1 chromosome 8, ASM357369v1, whole genome shotgun sequence. Encoded proteins:
- the LOC113306706 gene encoding histone H3.2, whose protein sequence is MARTKQTARKSTGGKAPRKQLATKAARKSAPATGGVKKPHRFRPGTVALREIRKYQKSTELLIRKLPFQRLVREIAQDFKTDLRFQSSAVAALQEAAEAYLVGLFEDTNLCAIHAKRVTIMPKDIQLARRIRGERA